The Verrucomicrobiota bacterium DNA window GTGGACTCACCTCAGGGCGTGGTCAAAGGGATTATTTATGAAACGGAAGCTTACGGGGGTGCTGAGGATAAGGCCTGCCATGGGTTCGGCAACCGCCGCACGGAACGGACAAAAATCATGTTCGAGCAGGGTGGGATCGCCTACGTCTATTTTACTTACGGCATGCATTTCCTTTTAAATTTTGTCACCGGGGCGGCGGATGAACCCAAAGCCGTTCTCGTCAGGGGCGTTTGGATCACCGCAGGCGCGCAAATTGCCCGGGACCGGCGCGGGGAGAAATTTAAACATGCCCAGCTCTCTAATGGTCCGGGAAAAGTTTGCCAAGCTTTTGGCATCGACAAATCGCTGAATGCCGCCGACCTGACCGGGGAAAAAATCTGGGTCGAGGATGCCGGGTATCAGGCGGAGCAATCGGAAATAGAGGCGACTCCCCGGATCGGGATCAATTACGCCCAAGAATGGGCCGCGAAACCCTGGCGGTTCGTGTGGAAGAGAGATTTTTCCTCATCGCCCTCC harbors:
- a CDS encoding DNA-3-methyladenine glycosylase, translated to MRLSKTVYLEGSPEKAARFFLGKLLCVDSPQGVVKGIIYETEAYGGAEDKACHGFGNRRTERTKIMFEQGGIAYVYFTYGMHFLLNFVTGAADEPKAVLVRGVWITAGAQIARDRRGEKFKHAQLSNGPGKVCQAFGIDKSLNAADLTGEKIWVEDAGYQAEQSEIEATPRIGINYAQEWAAKPWRFVWKRDFSSSPSPTPHYQTGE